From the Marivivens sp. LCG002 genome, the window TCGAGTTGCGCGCCGAGCATGTCACGACGCGCGGCGATGGCGCTCGCTTCGCCCTCTTCGGGCGCGGTGCCGAGGGCCGCAAGCTGACGACGCACCGTGTCGATGCGATCCGCATTCAATCCCTCTACTTCGGAAAAGCGCTGACGCCATTCGACGAGTTCGCTGCGCAGTTTGGTGAGCGCGAAATTGGTCCCGGCCGACGGTCCGACCGATTGCTCGGCGCGGGCAGCGATGCCTTCCCAAAGATCATAATCCGCAACAAAAGCGGCAAGACCTGCGATCTCGTTCTCGGCCTCGACCATTTCGTCGAGCGCCTCGACAACGCTGTCGGCAGGGGCCGCGGTCGGGTCGGACTGAGCCGAAGCGGCGCCCACCCCCGAAAGGGTCAGCGCCAGAAAAACAGCGAAAATGCCCGACCGTGCTTGGATCATACGTCCTCGAACACACCTGGGATGGAGGACGGACCCGTCGCGAGCCAACCGGGAACAGGGAGTCCCTTGCCCTTGAGGAATTCGGGATTGAAGAGCTTGGACTGATAGCGCGTGCCATAGTCGCAAAGGATGGTGACGATGGTATGACCCGGCCCCATTTCCTTGGCCATGCGGATGGCACCTGCCACATTCACACCCGAAGAGCCGCCAAGGCAAAGCCCCTCGTTCTCGAGCAAATCGAACACAATCGGGAGCGCCTCTGCGTCAGGAATATTGAAGCTCATGTCGGGCGTGAACCCTTCGAGGTTGGCGGTGATGCGCCCCTGACCGATGCCCTCGGTGATCGAGTCGCCCGCACTCTTCAGCTCGCCCGTCGTATAGAAACTATGGAGCGCCGCACCATCAGGATCGGCCAGACCGATTTTTACACCCTTGGGCTGAAGCGCCATGCCGACGCCTGCAAGCGTGCCGCCCGACCCCACCGCACAAATGAAACCGTCGACCTTCCCGCCTGTCTGTTCCCAGATCTCGGGGCCCGTGGTTTCGATATGTGCCTGACGGTTCGCGGTGTTGTCGAACTGGTTCGCCCAGATCACACCTTCGGGGGTCGTTTTGGCAAGCTCTTGGGCCAGACGACCCGAATAACGCACATAGTTGTTGGGATTGCGATAGGGTGCAGCGGGCACCTGAACAAGCTCGGCCCCTGCAAGGCGGAGCATGTCCTTTTTCTCTTGAGACTGGGTTTCGGGGATCACGATCACGGTCTTGAACCCCATAGAGGCGCCCACGAGCGCAAGCCCGATGCCCGTATTGCCTGCGGTCCCTTCTACAATGGTGCCACCCGGCTTGAGGTCACCGCGGGCAATCGCGTCCTTGATGATGTAAAGCGCGGCGCGGTCCTTGACCGACTGACCCGGGTTCATGAATTCTGCTTTGCCCAGAATGGTGCAGCCCGTCGCCTCGGAAGCGGCCTTGAGCTTGATGAGGGGCGTATTGCCGATTGCTGCGGCGAGATCAGATTTGAACTGCATTTTCGGGCCTTATCGTTGTGTTGTCTTCTTAGTAAGCGCCACGGCATTGGAACTCAAGCAGATGCGCGTAATTCGGGGCGTTTTCGGTCTAGCCAAAGCAGCATGGCAATGGCAGGCCCGACGTTGATTTCGCCGGTGTCGATCAAACCCAAGGCCTGATCGAAGGGCACGATATGGAGCTTGAGGTCTTCTGCCTCTTCTTCCAGACCGCCCGCATAGCTGTGCACCTCGGGCAAATCCGTAATCCCCAGAAAACAATAGAAATAATCCGTGGCATTCCCCGGAGAGGCATATTGGCTGAACATCGGGATCAAAGCGGAAAAGCGCAGTCCCGCTTCTTCCATTCCCTCGCGGTGCGCGGCTTGCTCCGGCGTTTCGCCGCCATCCACCATCCCTGCAATGGGTTCAAGACACCAAGGGTTGGGATTTCCGTGCGCCAGCGGCCCCATCCGAACCTGTTCGACCAAGAGCACATTGTCGGATTTCGG encodes:
- a CDS encoding cysteine synthase A, with product MQFKSDLAAAIGNTPLIKLKAASEATGCTILGKAEFMNPGQSVKDRAALYIIKDAIARGDLKPGGTIVEGTAGNTGIGLALVGASMGFKTVIVIPETQSQEKKDMLRLAGAELVQVPAAPYRNPNNYVRYSGRLAQELAKTTPEGVIWANQFDNTANRQAHIETTGPEIWEQTGGKVDGFICAVGSGGTLAGVGMALQPKGVKIGLADPDGAALHSFYTTGELKSAGDSITEGIGQGRITANLEGFTPDMSFNIPDAEALPIVFDLLENEGLCLGGSSGVNVAGAIRMAKEMGPGHTIVTILCDYGTRYQSKLFNPEFLKGKGLPVPGWLATGPSSIPGVFEDV